The following are from one region of the Paenibacillus bovis genome:
- a CDS encoding glutathione peroxidase encodes MSIYSYHAVSIRGEEVPLERYKGKTLLIVNTASKCGLTPQFTGLQELYDKFKDQNFEILGFPSNQFANQDPGSDEEISEFCQLNYGVSFPMFQKIDVNGASAHPLFQYLSEQAPGILGSKAIKWNFTKFLIDAEGHPIKRYAPKTTPDKIEADILKQLQ; translated from the coding sequence ATGAGTATTTATTCATATCATGCTGTCTCCATACGCGGCGAAGAAGTTCCTTTGGAACGCTACAAAGGCAAAACACTCCTGATCGTAAATACAGCCAGCAAATGCGGACTTACCCCACAATTCACCGGCCTGCAGGAACTCTATGATAAATTTAAAGATCAGAATTTTGAAATTCTTGGTTTCCCAAGTAATCAATTTGCCAATCAGGACCCCGGCAGTGATGAAGAAATCTCGGAATTTTGCCAGCTCAATTACGGCGTAAGCTTTCCCATGTTCCAGAAAATCGATGTTAACGGCGCATCTGCCCATCCTCTTTTCCAATATTTAAGCGAGCAGGCTCCCGGTATACTCGGCTCCAAAGCGATCAAATGGAATTTTACCAAATTCCTGATTGATGCCGAAGGGCATCCGATCAAACGCTATGCACCCAAAACTACACCTGACAAAATAGAAGCCGATATCCTCAAACAGCTTCAATAG
- a CDS encoding organic hydroperoxide resistance protein — protein sequence MMALYTATAKVHGGRQGKVESSTGALDVSLVMPKELGGGGGNGTNPEEMFAAGYGACYQSALANVARKAKVNVTDTVVTSNVMIDKDPSDDGFKLSVRLDVSIPGLSKEEALDIAKQAHEFCPYSKATRGNIDVELNIV from the coding sequence ATAATGGCACTTTATACAGCAACTGCAAAAGTTCATGGTGGACGTCAAGGTAAGGTCGAATCAAGTACAGGGGCGCTGGATGTAAGTCTGGTAATGCCGAAAGAGCTTGGTGGCGGCGGTGGCAACGGGACGAATCCGGAAGAAATGTTTGCAGCAGGTTATGGAGCCTGTTACCAGAGCGCCCTTGCCAATGTAGCGCGCAAAGCGAAAGTAAATGTAACCGATACAGTGGTGACCAGTAACGTTATGATTGACAAAGATCCGTCGGATGATGGATTCAAATTGTCGGTTCGTCTGGATGTGAGCATTCCAGGTCTTTCCAAAGAAGAAGCACTAGATATTGCCAAACAGGCACATGAATTCTGTCCGTATTCCAAAGCAACACGCGGCAATATTGACGTAGAATTGAATATTGTCTAA
- a CDS encoding thiol-disulfide oxidoreductase DCC family protein, protein MVTAHAPVSRPGEPTELTDAQIEELLQGEHPIVLVDGVCHFCQGATKFIIKRDPKGIFHFASIQSEVGQKLMQKGGLRTDTMDTFVLIEKGQFYTRSTAALRIARRLRYAWPLLYAFIVVPKVLRNSVYNLIARNRYRWFGKSDQCMLPTPEIRERFIE, encoded by the coding sequence ATGGTAACCGCACATGCTCCGGTATCCCGTCCGGGAGAACCGACCGAATTAACCGATGCTCAGATCGAGGAATTATTGCAGGGAGAACATCCAATCGTACTGGTAGATGGAGTCTGCCATTTCTGTCAGGGCGCTACCAAGTTCATTATCAAGCGTGATCCGAAAGGAATCTTCCACTTTGCTTCTATCCAGTCGGAAGTAGGACAGAAGCTGATGCAAAAAGGCGGACTGCGTACAGATACGATGGATACTTTTGTATTAATAGAAAAGGGTCAATTCTATACTCGCTCTACAGCTGCGTTGCGTATTGCTCGTCGCCTGCGTTATGCGTGGCCGTTACTGTATGCTTTTATCGTAGTACCCAAAGTGCTTCGTAATAGCGTCTATAATCTTATCGCTCGCAATCGGTATCGCTGGTTTGGCAAGTCCGACCAATGTATGCTGCCGACACCAGAGATTCGGGAACGGTTTATCGAGTGA